A window of the Bufo gargarizans isolate SCDJY-AF-19 chromosome 1, ASM1485885v1, whole genome shotgun sequence genome harbors these coding sequences:
- the RITA1 gene encoding RBPJ-interacting and tubulin-associated protein 1 isoform X1, with the protein MALSAGCCSIAMGARAGEAKVSAFRHRKEAMVHSAVDSRTHVPSDVDMSLDLSITGQRTSLPPRKSRSAYRFKASNSFVDEALFGSSGGKVDPALHWTIGTPGQESHLNCPEEKTFTASSATARTACSPVGTPRKKTQYRVKSRSPSYCDESLFGPKIEDCSWEAPWVKKDCIRIRPLLWSPPPVMRPQSSKSNTNQIPVRAIHPPDDKNTALGTHKGTRNFWKPPESDSDSGGCSSVGDPPASAKARWSSPRKDTPRSASCSGRLTARRGFLTERPPWK; encoded by the exons ATGGCCCTGAGCGCCGGTTGTTGTAGTATTGCCATGGGAGCCCGGGCAG GAGAAGCCAAGGTGAGTGCCTTCCGTCACAGAAAAGAAGCCATGGTGCACAGTGCAGTAG ATTCCAGGACTCATGTTCCCTCTGATGTAGACATGTCACTGGATCTCTCCATTACTGGGCAACGCACGTCATTGCCACCAAGAAAAAGCAGAAGTGCTTACAGATTTAAAGCTTCTAACTCTTTTGTGGATGAGGCCCTTTTTGGCAGCTCTGGGGGTAAAGTAGACCCCGCTCTTCACTGGACCATAGGAACACCTGGCCAAGAATCACATTTAAACTGTCCAGAAGAGAAGACGTTTACAGCAAGCAGTGCCACAGCTAGGACTGCTTGCTCCCCAGTAGGGACTCCACGAAAGAAAACACAGTATAG GGTGAAAAGTCGCTCTCCTTCTTATTGTGATGAGTCTCTTTTTGGACCGAAAATAGAAGACTGTAGTTGGGAAGCGCCATGGGTAAAAAAAGATTGCATCCGGATTCGTCCCCTTCTTTGGAGCCCGCCGCCAGTAATGCGGCCCCAGAGCTCCAAGTCAAACACCAACCAGATTCCTGTTCGAGCGATTCACCCTCCTGATGACAAAAACACCGCTCTTGGAACACATAAAGGAACCAGGAATTTTTGGAAGCCCCCAGAAAGTGACTCTGATTCTGGTGGATGTTCTTCTGTGGGTGATCCACCGGCTAGTGCCAAAGCTCGCTGGAGCTCACCTAGAAAGGACACTCCTCGATCAGCAAGCTGCTCAGGAAGACTGACTGCGAGGAGAGGTTTTTTAACAGAGAGACCACCATGGAAATAA
- the RITA1 gene encoding RBPJ-interacting and tubulin-associated protein 1 isoform X2 has translation MSLDLSITGQRTSLPPRKSRSAYRFKASNSFVDEALFGSSGGKVDPALHWTIGTPGQESHLNCPEEKTFTASSATARTACSPVGTPRKKTQYRVKSRSPSYCDESLFGPKIEDCSWEAPWVKKDCIRIRPLLWSPPPVMRPQSSKSNTNQIPVRAIHPPDDKNTALGTHKGTRNFWKPPESDSDSGGCSSVGDPPASAKARWSSPRKDTPRSASCSGRLTARRGFLTERPPWK, from the exons ATGTCACTGGATCTCTCCATTACTGGGCAACGCACGTCATTGCCACCAAGAAAAAGCAGAAGTGCTTACAGATTTAAAGCTTCTAACTCTTTTGTGGATGAGGCCCTTTTTGGCAGCTCTGGGGGTAAAGTAGACCCCGCTCTTCACTGGACCATAGGAACACCTGGCCAAGAATCACATTTAAACTGTCCAGAAGAGAAGACGTTTACAGCAAGCAGTGCCACAGCTAGGACTGCTTGCTCCCCAGTAGGGACTCCACGAAAGAAAACACAGTATAG GGTGAAAAGTCGCTCTCCTTCTTATTGTGATGAGTCTCTTTTTGGACCGAAAATAGAAGACTGTAGTTGGGAAGCGCCATGGGTAAAAAAAGATTGCATCCGGATTCGTCCCCTTCTTTGGAGCCCGCCGCCAGTAATGCGGCCCCAGAGCTCCAAGTCAAACACCAACCAGATTCCTGTTCGAGCGATTCACCCTCCTGATGACAAAAACACCGCTCTTGGAACACATAAAGGAACCAGGAATTTTTGGAAGCCCCCAGAAAGTGACTCTGATTCTGGTGGATGTTCTTCTGTGGGTGATCCACCGGCTAGTGCCAAAGCTCGCTGGAGCTCACCTAGAAAGGACACTCCTCGATCAGCAAGCTGCTCAGGAAGACTGACTGCGAGGAGAGGTTTTTTAACAGAGAGACCACCATGGAAATAA